A genomic stretch from Algoriphagus halophilus includes:
- a CDS encoding alpha-glucuronidase family glycosyl hydrolase, whose amino-acid sequence MQKPINLLLLFVSLWLGNCFSSFGNDGYNLWLDYQPLPNSTLQNDVSELLSGVYFFGENPTYEVIKKELNRAAESWIGNTPSFRQERLQSATFYLGTRQEFSQVLSLDQQAEIKALGEDGFWTGPVEIDGKSYFSIIGNTPIGVLYGTFHWIKTVQSKTFNKNSIHSDSPKVKVRMLNHWDNLDRTVERGYAGFSIWDWHRLPGYVDPRYIDYARANASIGINAVSLTNVNANALILTTDFMKKVKVLADIFRPYGIKVFLTARFSAPIQIGGLETADPLNDQVRDFWKEKTAEIYSYIPDFGGFLVKANSEGQPGPHEYGRNHAEGANMLAEALAPHGGLLIWRAFVYSFQEDQDRHKQANFEFEPLDGKFRDNVIIQIKNGAIDFQPREPFHPLFGAINQTNVGMEFQITQEYLGQATQLVFLAPMWEEVLQTNIYRPKPSTTVASLLEGTETNQDLTLMAGVSNIGTDRNWTGHLFGQANWYAFGKLAWNPDANSADIAEEWIKLTFGQKPMVVSKIEEMMLDSHEAAVDYMTPLGLHHIMGRSHHYGPGPWVMGGRADWTAPYYHQADSLGIGFDRTSTGSDALSQYAQEIQEVWSNPNEIPEKYLLWFHHLPWDFKLKDGHTLWEGIAYHYDRGVKEVRAMQQTWDSLKPELDPEEFEHVRQLLNIQEEEAEWWRNACLLYFQTFSKRPFPSDIEQPEGDLEYYKSLMFPNAPGI is encoded by the coding sequence ATGCAAAAACCCATCAACCTACTCCTATTGTTCGTTTCCCTTTGGCTAGGCAATTGCTTTTCTTCCTTTGGAAATGATGGCTACAATCTTTGGTTGGACTACCAGCCCCTGCCCAACTCGACCCTTCAAAATGATGTTTCAGAATTACTTTCTGGAGTCTATTTTTTTGGAGAAAACCCTACCTATGAAGTCATCAAAAAAGAGCTGAATAGAGCAGCGGAATCCTGGATTGGAAACACCCCCAGTTTCAGACAGGAAAGGTTGCAATCCGCTACATTTTATTTAGGTACCCGGCAAGAATTTTCGCAGGTTTTATCCTTGGACCAACAGGCCGAAATTAAGGCGCTTGGTGAGGATGGCTTTTGGACAGGGCCAGTGGAAATTGATGGAAAAAGCTATTTTTCAATCATTGGAAACACACCCATAGGAGTACTTTATGGGACATTTCATTGGATCAAAACTGTCCAAAGTAAAACTTTCAATAAAAACTCAATTCATTCTGATAGTCCGAAAGTTAAAGTCCGCATGTTAAACCATTGGGATAATCTGGACAGAACTGTGGAAAGAGGCTATGCCGGCTTTTCAATTTGGGACTGGCATAGACTTCCAGGCTATGTAGATCCCAGATATATAGACTATGCCCGAGCAAATGCCTCCATTGGAATAAATGCTGTTTCCTTAACCAATGTGAACGCGAATGCCTTGATCTTGACCACCGACTTCATGAAGAAAGTGAAAGTGCTTGCAGACATTTTCAGACCCTATGGAATTAAGGTATTTCTGACTGCCAGATTCTCTGCTCCCATTCAGATCGGTGGCTTGGAAACTGCCGATCCGTTAAACGATCAGGTTAGGGATTTCTGGAAAGAAAAAACTGCTGAAATCTATTCGTACATCCCGGACTTTGGAGGCTTTTTAGTGAAGGCAAATTCAGAAGGCCAGCCAGGTCCTCATGAGTACGGAAGAAACCATGCCGAAGGTGCCAATATGCTTGCAGAAGCATTGGCTCCCCATGGAGGTTTGCTGATCTGGAGGGCTTTTGTGTATTCCTTTCAAGAGGATCAAGATCGGCATAAACAAGCCAATTTTGAATTTGAACCCCTGGATGGGAAATTTAGGGACAATGTCATTATCCAGATAAAAAATGGAGCCATTGACTTCCAACCTAGGGAACCCTTCCATCCATTATTTGGAGCCATCAATCAGACCAATGTGGGAATGGAATTTCAGATCACCCAAGAATACCTGGGACAAGCTACCCAATTGGTTTTCCTAGCCCCCATGTGGGAGGAAGTATTACAGACGAACATCTATAGACCTAAGCCAAGCACTACCGTTGCAAGTCTTTTGGAAGGCACTGAAACTAACCAAGACCTTACCTTAATGGCAGGTGTTTCCAATATTGGAACGGATAGAAACTGGACCGGGCACCTATTTGGCCAAGCCAATTGGTATGCCTTTGGAAAATTAGCTTGGAACCCCGATGCCAATTCGGCTGATATTGCTGAGGAATGGATTAAATTGACTTTCGGTCAAAAGCCTATGGTCGTTTCGAAAATTGAGGAAATGATGCTCGATTCACATGAAGCGGCTGTGGATTATATGACTCCTCTAGGACTCCACCATATCATGGGAAGGAGCCATCATTATGGACCAGGCCCTTGGGTGATGGGAGGTCGAGCAGATTGGACCGCTCCCTATTACCATCAAGCCGACAGCTTGGGAATCGGGTTTGACAGAACTAGTACCGGAAGTGATGCATTGAGCCAATATGCCCAGGAAATTCAAGAGGTTTGGTCAAACCCCAATGAAATCCCTGAAAAGTACCTGCTTTGGTTCCACCATTTACCTTGGGATTTTAAATTGAAAGATGGACATACCTTATGGGAAGGAATAGCCTACCATTATGATCGAGGGGTAAAGGAAGTGAGGGCCATGCAGCAAACTTGGGACAGTTTAAAACCTGAACTAGATCCGGAAGAATTTGAGCATGTCCGCCAATTGCTAAACATTCAGGAGGAGGAAGCAGAATGGTGGAGAAATGCCTGTTTACTTTATTTTCAAACATTCTCAAAGAGGCCATTCCCCAGTGATATCGAACAACCTGAAGGAGATTTGGAATATTATAAAAGCTTGATGTTCCCAAATGCCCCAGGAATTTAA
- a CDS encoding UvrD-helicase domain-containing protein — MDQKPFIIYKSSAGSGKTYTLTLEYLKLALQSPHAFKQILAVTFTNKATQEMKERILEELNRLRSKVDPQEKMDAELMKALDVDESGLKVLAQQTLTAILHDYGRFSVSTIDSFFQKVVRAFAREIDLNAKFDVEMDQAAVLDRVVDRVVMLVMEDEFLHKWLVDYAYEQIQNGSSWDIRRNIHGLGQQIFQEDFKKFAPEIKEFLKEKENITSLQTMVRERKSEIVQLAKELGTHANTIRVSNGLEWTDFAGGSRTFAKVFSLLGDKNQPIPKLTDATLAKIDQPDGWFSKSSKCIDQIKSAYEQGLNQILIQMDALTSRWNTLQAIAKNSYVYGVFKNLLDELSLVKDEENILLISDANEFLKEITKGNDTPFIYEKVGNQYKNYLIDEFQDTSGFQWDSFKPLLENSLGQHQTNLLVGDVKQSIYRWRGGEMKLLLSQVEEEIGTDRIVLKNLDTNFRSLPHIIQFNNAVFKVLPKSMEQVLIADYGVENPKILSQAYEDSFQHVSSKKMNSDFKGKVKLEFIDPKNVEDESSFDELVLDKLPEVVKELQDHGYELKDIAFLVRKKSQGEAIADKMMDFAAENTDPNYGFDVLSDESMYLNKAASVKALVSGFHYLHNPADQVQYKTMWYHLAVLKTEPISHELFALDKMPSYLDEQVKAFQEKEKTMLQLPLMEALEELIQVLGLMELGKESAYISGFKEAVFDFTANNRADLSGFLDWWEDQQLKRTVKIPEGHNAMRIMTIHKSKGLQFKVVLMPFLKWTIFDTSKGNVIWSPFEDREKGLSAVIPLNLNNELANSDFRETYAEEATMAYLDSLNMLYVALTRSEEVFYGFSPFKETIKSQNYMEVQLQQLIQFDASGEGGLSFKTYFDQESKVFELGDWPESQVRKLEPHQAPDLRWAYKNWAEVLKLKKYAVDFSIEGLAQRKKQKFGLLVHEILELSINHQSALQHLQKFYFEGRLSAEERSIVEEQLGHLFAHPTFASWFSSEGVLLAEQGILLPGGKQKRPDRIILNDQEALIVDFKTGEKQSRYAEQVREYMKLVASLAKRPTKGYLCYLETGLIEEVYA, encoded by the coding sequence ATGGATCAAAAACCATTCATTATCTACAAGTCTTCTGCGGGTTCAGGAAAAACCTATACCCTGACCCTGGAATATTTGAAATTAGCCCTTCAAAGTCCACATGCTTTCAAGCAAATCCTTGCTGTCACTTTTACCAATAAGGCGACGCAAGAAATGAAAGAGCGGATATTGGAAGAATTGAACCGATTGAGATCAAAGGTAGATCCTCAAGAGAAAATGGATGCTGAGTTAATGAAAGCATTAGATGTGGATGAATCAGGGTTAAAGGTTTTGGCCCAACAAACGCTTACTGCCATCCTCCATGATTATGGCAGATTCTCTGTGAGTACCATTGATAGTTTTTTTCAGAAAGTAGTCAGGGCATTTGCCAGAGAGATTGATCTGAATGCCAAGTTTGATGTGGAAATGGATCAGGCAGCGGTATTGGATCGGGTGGTAGACCGGGTGGTGATGTTGGTAATGGAGGATGAGTTTCTCCATAAATGGTTGGTGGATTATGCCTATGAGCAAATCCAAAATGGGAGTTCATGGGATATCCGAAGAAACATACACGGATTAGGTCAACAGATTTTTCAGGAAGACTTCAAAAAGTTCGCACCGGAGATCAAAGAATTTTTGAAAGAAAAGGAAAACATCACCTCGCTCCAGACGATGGTCAGGGAGCGGAAATCCGAAATTGTTCAATTAGCGAAGGAGCTTGGGACTCATGCCAATACGATACGGGTTTCCAATGGCTTGGAATGGACTGATTTTGCAGGCGGATCCCGGACCTTTGCAAAAGTTTTTAGCCTATTAGGGGATAAAAATCAACCTATTCCAAAGTTGACCGATGCAACACTTGCTAAGATAGATCAACCTGATGGCTGGTTTTCGAAATCCAGTAAATGCATTGATCAGATTAAATCGGCATATGAACAAGGGCTTAACCAGATCCTCATTCAAATGGATGCCTTGACTTCCAGATGGAATACCCTGCAGGCAATAGCCAAAAACAGTTATGTCTATGGAGTTTTCAAAAACTTGTTGGATGAGTTAAGTCTGGTAAAAGATGAGGAAAATATACTTCTCATATCGGATGCAAATGAGTTTCTCAAAGAAATTACAAAGGGGAATGACACACCTTTCATCTATGAGAAAGTAGGAAACCAGTACAAAAACTACCTCATTGATGAGTTTCAGGATACCTCCGGCTTCCAGTGGGATAGCTTTAAGCCTTTGTTGGAAAACTCTTTAGGACAACATCAAACCAATTTACTGGTGGGGGATGTGAAGCAGTCCATTTATCGCTGGCGGGGAGGAGAGATGAAATTATTGCTCTCTCAGGTAGAAGAAGAGATTGGAACCGACCGGATTGTCTTGAAAAACCTAGATACGAATTTCAGAAGCCTTCCCCATATCATTCAATTTAATAATGCGGTATTCAAGGTGCTTCCAAAATCTATGGAGCAGGTATTAATTGCTGATTATGGAGTTGAAAATCCGAAAATCCTATCTCAGGCGTATGAAGATTCATTTCAGCATGTTTCTTCCAAAAAGATGAATTCAGATTTCAAAGGAAAAGTAAAACTGGAATTTATTGATCCCAAGAATGTGGAAGATGAAAGTAGTTTTGACGAGTTGGTGTTGGATAAGCTTCCCGAAGTAGTCAAAGAACTTCAAGATCATGGATATGAACTCAAAGACATTGCTTTTCTGGTTAGAAAAAAGAGTCAAGGAGAGGCGATTGCAGACAAAATGATGGATTTTGCTGCTGAAAACACAGATCCAAACTATGGTTTTGACGTCCTTTCGGACGAGTCCATGTATCTCAATAAAGCAGCATCAGTAAAAGCATTGGTTTCCGGCTTCCACTATTTACATAATCCCGCGGATCAAGTGCAATACAAAACCATGTGGTACCATTTGGCAGTATTGAAAACTGAGCCCATTTCCCATGAATTGTTTGCATTGGATAAAATGCCTTCCTATTTGGATGAGCAAGTGAAAGCCTTTCAGGAAAAGGAAAAGACCATGCTTCAGTTGCCATTAATGGAAGCGTTGGAGGAATTGATACAAGTTTTAGGGCTCATGGAGCTTGGGAAAGAGAGCGCCTATATTTCCGGATTTAAAGAAGCAGTGTTTGATTTTACAGCAAACAATAGGGCTGATCTCAGTGGCTTCTTGGATTGGTGGGAAGATCAGCAATTGAAGCGTACCGTCAAAATTCCAGAAGGCCATAATGCTATGAGGATTATGACGATTCATAAATCCAAAGGACTCCAATTTAAAGTGGTGCTGATGCCGTTTTTGAAATGGACCATATTTGATACCAGTAAAGGAAATGTGATTTGGTCGCCTTTTGAGGATAGAGAGAAGGGTTTGTCGGCGGTTATTCCTTTAAATCTGAATAATGAATTGGCCAACTCTGATTTCCGCGAGACTTATGCAGAGGAGGCTACCATGGCCTATTTAGATAGTTTGAATATGCTTTATGTGGCTTTGACCAGGTCTGAGGAAGTTTTTTATGGGTTTTCACCATTTAAAGAAACCATCAAATCCCAAAACTACATGGAAGTTCAATTGCAGCAATTGATTCAATTTGATGCTTCAGGGGAAGGGGGATTAAGCTTTAAAACTTATTTTGACCAAGAGTCAAAAGTGTTTGAGTTAGGAGATTGGCCAGAAAGCCAAGTGAGGAAATTGGAGCCCCATCAGGCGCCTGACCTTCGTTGGGCCTATAAAAATTGGGCGGAGGTATTAAAACTGAAGAAATATGCCGTGGATTTTTCAATAGAGGGATTAGCACAGCGGAAAAAGCAAAAATTCGGATTGTTGGTACATGAAATTCTGGAACTATCCATCAATCATCAATCCGCCTTGCAGCATCTTCAAAAGTTCTATTTCGAAGGCAGATTAAGTGCGGAAGAGAGGAGCATTGTCGAAGAGCAATTGGGACATCTTTTCGCCCATCCTACTTTTGCCTCCTGGTTTAGCTCAGAAGGGGTATTACTTGCAGAACAAGGAATTTTACTTCCTGGAGGAAAGCAAAAACGGCCAGATCGGATCATTTTAAATGATCAAGAGGCATTGATTGTGGATTTTAAAACTGGTGAGAAGCAAAGTCGCTATGCAGAACAAGTACGAGAGTATATGAAATTGGTGGCCAGTTTGGCCAAAAGACCTACCAAAGGATATTTATGTTATTTAGAGACGGGTTTAATTGAGGAGGTATATGCGTAG
- a CDS encoding AMP-binding protein encodes MFELIIGTNRYSSQEDFIHTPSGLPDFAIPAFIFCKAWLAGQESFELQTSGSTGTPKPIQVLRSQMTASALATQSFFGITAGSEMLCCMNTQYIAGKMMLVRAMVWNCPILVIEPSSRPLSDLPTHFSPKFVAMVPLQVEESLSTNLEELKSLEYLIIGGAPVSKKLKSSILKEGLNAYQTYGMTETVSHIAIAAFEEGELMYKPLPEVELGQDSRGALWIKSAMSNYQTIQTNDLVEFHEGKRFSWLGRADFVINTGGIKLHPEILESKIESSIQPFFPNHSYFFYGVPDEKLGQKLILAIESLEPETEKAESLRGVLKEILHKYEIPKEIQLIPEFKRTRTGKINRLKTIQTIT; translated from the coding sequence ATGTTTGAATTGATAATTGGAACAAATAGGTATTCTTCCCAAGAAGATTTCATACATACACCTTCTGGTTTACCGGATTTTGCCATCCCTGCCTTCATATTTTGCAAAGCATGGTTGGCGGGCCAAGAATCTTTTGAATTGCAAACTTCAGGATCTACAGGCACTCCCAAACCTATCCAGGTCCTACGTTCTCAAATGACGGCAAGTGCTTTGGCTACGCAATCTTTTTTTGGCATCACTGCCGGGTCAGAAATGCTTTGTTGTATGAATACCCAATACATCGCTGGTAAAATGATGCTGGTCCGTGCCATGGTTTGGAATTGCCCCATCCTGGTCATTGAGCCAAGTTCAAGACCGCTTTCCGACCTTCCTACCCACTTTTCGCCAAAATTTGTGGCCATGGTTCCTTTGCAAGTGGAAGAAAGTTTATCCACAAATCTGGAGGAATTAAAGTCTTTAGAATATCTAATTATAGGAGGTGCCCCTGTTTCAAAAAAGCTCAAGTCCTCCATCTTGAAGGAGGGTTTAAATGCATACCAGACCTATGGGATGACAGAAACTGTTTCTCATATCGCCATCGCAGCATTTGAAGAAGGGGAGCTGATGTATAAGCCCCTTCCAGAAGTGGAACTAGGACAGGATTCTAGAGGAGCACTTTGGATAAAATCCGCGATGAGTAACTACCAAACCATTCAAACCAACGATTTGGTGGAATTCCATGAAGGCAAGCGATTTTCTTGGTTAGGAAGAGCTGATTTCGTGATCAATACCGGAGGGATCAAACTCCATCCAGAAATTTTAGAATCTAAAATTGAAAGTAGTATCCAACCTTTTTTCCCCAATCACTCCTATTTCTTTTATGGGGTCCCGGACGAGAAGTTGGGCCAAAAACTGATTTTAGCCATTGAATCGTTGGAACCTGAGACTGAAAAGGCAGAAAGTTTGCGAGGAGTATTAAAGGAAATCCTTCATAAATATGAAATTCCCAAAGAAATACAGCTAATCCCTGAGTTTAAACGTACAAGGACAGGTAAGATTAATAGACTAAAGACCATTCAAACTATCACATGA
- a CDS encoding 1,4-dihydroxy-2-naphthoyl-CoA synthase has product MEWITAKKYEDITYKKCNGVARIAFNRPEVRNAFRPKTTSELYDAFYDAQEDTSIGVVLLSGEGPSPKDGGWAFCSGGDQKARGNQGYVGEDGYHRLNILEVQRLIRFMPKVVIAVVPGWAVGGGHSLHVVCDLTLASKEHAIFKQTDADVTSFDGGYGSAYLAKMVGQKKAREIFFLGRNYSAQEAFEMGMVNAVIPHEELEATAYEWAQEILEKSPTSIKMLKFAMNLTDDGMVGQQVFAGEATRLAYGTEEAKEGRNAFLEKRKPNFGSNKWIP; this is encoded by the coding sequence ATGGAGTGGATTACTGCAAAAAAATACGAAGATATCACCTATAAAAAGTGCAATGGCGTAGCACGAATTGCTTTTAACAGACCTGAGGTAAGAAATGCTTTTCGTCCAAAAACAACCTCCGAGCTTTACGACGCATTTTATGATGCGCAAGAAGACACCTCCATAGGAGTAGTATTATTGAGTGGGGAAGGACCTTCTCCCAAAGATGGGGGCTGGGCTTTTTGTTCAGGAGGTGATCAGAAGGCAAGAGGAAATCAAGGGTATGTAGGAGAAGATGGATACCATCGACTGAATATATTGGAGGTCCAGAGACTGATCCGATTTATGCCAAAAGTAGTCATTGCAGTAGTTCCGGGATGGGCTGTAGGTGGTGGTCATAGTTTGCATGTGGTTTGCGATTTGACCTTAGCTAGTAAAGAGCATGCTATTTTCAAGCAGACTGATGCAGATGTAACCAGTTTTGACGGAGGGTACGGATCTGCCTACTTGGCTAAAATGGTAGGTCAAAAGAAAGCGAGAGAAATCTTCTTCTTGGGAAGAAACTACTCCGCACAGGAAGCTTTTGAAATGGGAATGGTCAATGCCGTGATTCCTCATGAAGAGTTGGAAGCTACAGCCTATGAGTGGGCCCAAGAAATATTGGAAAAATCTCCTACTTCCATCAAAATGCTAAAATTCGCCATGAATTTGACAGATGATGGGATGGTTGGCCAACAGGTGTTTGCCGGAGAAGCCACTCGATTGGCATATGGTACAGAAGAAGCGAAAGAAGGTAGAAATGCGTTTTTGGAAAAGAGAAAGCCTAATTTCGGTTCCAACAAATGGATTCCTTAA
- a CDS encoding serine hydrolase domain-containing protein: MLKSKRFSSALLLFLLSYGVFAQSVIHGPSRISLDRLARYESVIEEQIEEGNIPGAVTLVYQDGEVIQHEAYGVSDVDSNKPMLKNQLFFIQSMSKPIITTGIMMLYEEGYFQLNDPVEKYLPWFKDFRIANDPSQGIAGGTRAAKNKITIAQLLSHTAGFSHGIAAGKLEEEIREAMYGSPQENIESRVQTLVSLPLIGEPGEQWYYSASPDVLSLLIETFSGMNTADFLQQRLFDPLEMKDTGYNLNEEQQKRMVQVHTIDENGKLIKQENQTPTSGNTVFGGTHGLFSTAEDYLKFSRMLLNGGESNGIQFLSPKTIEIMTMDQADGLYDGAGHGFGFGFAVLEDLADAKKLGSVGQYFWSGAYCTFFFIDPKEDLISIFMTQMNPYSNYWGDKMRQMVYQSIQ; the protein is encoded by the coding sequence ATGCTTAAATCCAAACGTTTCTCTTCTGCATTACTTCTCTTTTTACTAAGCTATGGAGTATTTGCCCAATCAGTAATCCATGGGCCAAGTCGCATTTCATTAGATCGCTTAGCCCGGTACGAATCCGTTATAGAAGAACAGATTGAGGAAGGTAATATTCCTGGGGCAGTCACTTTAGTGTATCAGGACGGGGAAGTGATTCAACATGAAGCTTATGGAGTAAGTGATGTCGATTCCAATAAACCCATGCTCAAAAATCAACTATTTTTCATCCAATCCATGAGTAAGCCCATCATCACTACTGGTATCATGATGCTTTATGAGGAAGGGTATTTTCAGCTGAACGACCCTGTAGAAAAATATTTGCCTTGGTTCAAAGATTTCAGAATAGCGAACGACCCAAGCCAAGGAATTGCTGGAGGAACTCGGGCTGCAAAAAATAAAATCACCATTGCTCAACTTCTCAGTCATACGGCTGGTTTTTCGCATGGAATTGCAGCAGGAAAGCTAGAAGAGGAAATTAGAGAGGCCATGTATGGCTCTCCTCAAGAAAACATTGAAAGCCGGGTACAAACACTGGTGAGCTTACCCTTGATCGGCGAACCGGGAGAACAATGGTATTATTCAGCTTCTCCTGATGTGCTTTCTTTATTGATAGAAACATTTTCTGGGATGAACACGGCAGATTTCCTTCAACAACGATTGTTTGATCCATTAGAAATGAAAGACACTGGGTATAATCTGAATGAAGAGCAACAAAAAAGGATGGTTCAGGTACATACCATTGATGAAAATGGGAAGTTGATCAAGCAGGAAAACCAAACACCCACTTCCGGAAATACAGTCTTTGGAGGTACTCATGGACTATTTTCCACAGCAGAAGATTATTTAAAATTCTCCCGAATGCTTTTAAATGGAGGGGAGTCTAATGGTATTCAATTCCTAAGTCCAAAAACAATAGAAATAATGACCATGGATCAGGCAGATGGCTTATATGATGGAGCAGGACATGGTTTCGGGTTCGGATTTGCCGTGTTGGAAGATCTAGCGGATGCCAAGAAATTAGGTTCCGTTGGCCAATACTTTTGGAGTGGAGCCTATTGTACTTTCTTCTTTATTGATCCTAAAGAAGACCTGATTTCTATTTTTATGACCCAAATGAATCCGTATAGCAATTATTGGGGAGATAAGATGAGGCAAATGGTCTATCAATCCATTCAATAA
- a CDS encoding DJ-1/PfpI family protein — MKKILFLTGDFAEDYETMVPFQMLEMVGFEVHAVCPGKKKGETIKTAIHDFEGDQTYTEKPGHNFTLNYTFDEVKLEDYAGIAIAGGRAPEYLRLHAKVLDMVRHFFDSNKPVAAVCHGIQILTAAGVVKGRKLTAYPAVGPEVTIAGGEFHEIPATDALVDGNLVTSPAWPGHAAWIREFLKVLGVKIEI, encoded by the coding sequence ATGAAAAAGATCTTATTTCTAACAGGTGATTTTGCAGAAGATTATGAGACCATGGTTCCTTTCCAAATGCTGGAAATGGTAGGATTTGAAGTTCACGCTGTCTGCCCTGGAAAGAAAAAAGGGGAAACCATCAAGACTGCTATCCACGATTTTGAAGGCGACCAAACGTATACAGAAAAGCCTGGTCACAATTTTACTTTGAATTACACCTTTGATGAAGTCAAACTTGAAGATTATGCCGGAATTGCCATCGCAGGGGGAAGGGCTCCTGAATATCTACGGTTACATGCCAAAGTTTTGGACATGGTAAGACATTTCTTTGACAGCAATAAACCTGTTGCCGCAGTTTGCCATGGGATACAAATATTAACTGCAGCAGGCGTTGTTAAAGGGAGAAAGCTTACCGCCTACCCGGCTGTGGGACCTGAAGTGACCATTGCAGGAGGCGAGTTTCATGAGATCCCCGCCACAGATGCCTTGGTGGATGGAAACCTCGTTACCTCACCTGCTTGGCCTGGACATGCTGCCTGGATCAGAGAGTTTTTAAAGGTGCTCGGTGTAAAAATTGAAATCTAA
- a CDS encoding alpha/beta hydrolase: protein MNHFESTYEAPDGVKLYLQAWMPDHPKATLLLVHGLGEHSGRYSVLAENLVSIGISVFTFDGRGHGKSVPNGPDAYFDSYLSYLEDIHVLFEKAKNYQASLPVFLYGHSMGGGFAAAYVLKYHPELSGVILSSPAIMEDPNTPKILKSISGLISRFFPRLKALKLDPKGISKLKKEVQRYLDDPLVYKDAYPARTATEIFNMMKYIQEKVSEFDQPVLLLHGTSDTLTNPEGSKLLFKKSNSIDKTLRLIPGGYHELINDTDSELVLDIIVNWLKEKI, encoded by the coding sequence ATGAATCATTTTGAGAGCACATATGAGGCCCCTGATGGAGTGAAACTTTACTTGCAGGCATGGATGCCAGATCATCCCAAGGCTACTTTGTTATTGGTTCATGGGCTAGGCGAGCATAGTGGCCGGTATTCCGTGTTGGCAGAAAACTTGGTTTCAATTGGGATTTCTGTTTTCACATTTGATGGTAGAGGACATGGTAAGTCTGTACCAAATGGACCGGACGCATATTTTGACTCGTATTTAAGCTATCTGGAAGATATTCACGTGCTATTTGAAAAAGCGAAAAACTACCAAGCATCACTTCCTGTTTTTCTATATGGGCATAGTATGGGGGGAGGATTTGCCGCTGCCTATGTACTGAAATATCACCCTGAATTAAGTGGAGTGATTCTAAGTAGTCCTGCCATCATGGAGGATCCCAATACTCCAAAAATTCTAAAGTCTATTTCTGGATTAATTAGCAGATTTTTTCCTAGGCTAAAGGCTTTAAAACTTGACCCCAAGGGAATTTCAAAATTGAAGAAGGAAGTACAGCGGTACTTGGATGATCCGCTGGTTTATAAAGATGCCTATCCCGCAAGGACAGCTACTGAAATTTTCAATATGATGAAATACATTCAAGAGAAGGTGAGTGAATTTGACCAACCCGTCTTATTACTTCATGGTACCAGTGATACCTTAACCAATCCTGAAGGGTCAAAACTTCTTTTTAAAAAATCTAATTCTATAGATAAGACACTAAGGCTGATACCCGGAGGGTATCATGAATTGATCAATGATACCGATAGTGAGTTAGTTCTGGATATAATTGTGAATTGGCTAAAAGAAAAAATTTAA
- a CDS encoding DUF2141 domain-containing protein, whose product MNLLVALFISFSSFISPSNGEIHLIIEETEVNEGVVQVLLFNNKDGFPSDINKAIKKLSLPVVNKKAEIVLKDIDPGEYAFSVFHDQDMDGEMKKNQIGYPLDKFGFSNNPSLLFGPPSFSKASFKVKDKPVTVKIKLR is encoded by the coding sequence ATGAACTTGCTAGTTGCGCTATTCATTTCTTTTTCCTCTTTCATTTCACCTTCAAATGGAGAAATCCATTTAATCATAGAAGAAACGGAAGTCAATGAAGGAGTGGTTCAGGTACTTTTATTCAACAATAAAGATGGTTTCCCTTCAGATATAAACAAGGCTATAAAAAAGTTAAGCCTTCCTGTGGTGAACAAAAAGGCCGAAATTGTTTTAAAAGATATTGATCCTGGAGAATACGCATTTTCTGTTTTTCACGACCAGGATATGGATGGAGAGATGAAGAAAAACCAAATTGGATACCCTTTGGATAAATTTGGCTTCTCAAATAATCCATCTCTATTATTTGGCCCTCCAAGTTTTAGTAAAGCATCTTTTAAAGTCAAAGACAAACCAGTGACAGTCAAAATAAAATTACGTTAA